The proteins below are encoded in one region of Hordeum vulgare subsp. vulgare chromosome 3H, MorexV3_pseudomolecules_assembly, whole genome shotgun sequence:
- the LOC123442899 gene encoding zinc finger CCCH domain-containing protein 2 encodes MMMMSEGVSVPPWGNLPVSGVDAGGGDETPFLFAALRQYLPCNDMAGAGGDDEDEAAAMAAAVDAYACDEFRMYDFKVRRCARGRSHDWTECPFAHPGEKARRRDPRKYHYSGTACPDFRKGGCKRGDACEYAHGVFECWLHPARYRTQPCKDGTACRRRVCFFAHTPDQLRAMPSQHSSPRSTPLSPLAESYDGSPLRRQAFESYLSKSIMSSSPTSTLLSSPPKSPPSESPPLSPDGAAASFRRGSWPGVGSPVNDVLASLRQLRLAKAQASPSGGWPAYPTSPAAYGSPKAGGLYSLPTTPMGTQTSASSFMANLEPLNLRFLDDEEPVQRVESGRALREKVFERLSRDGAAPRSCDVGAGAGGGPDVGWVSDLIN; translated from the coding sequence ATGATGATGATGAGCGAGGGAGTGAGCGTGCCGCCGTGGGGCAACCTCCCGGTGAGCGGCGTCGACGCCGGCGGTGGCGACGAGACGCCGTTCCTGTTCGCCGCGCTGCGCCAGTACCTGCCGTGCAACGACATGGCGGGCGCGGgcggcgatgacgaggacgaggcggcggccatggcggccgcGGTGGACGCGTACGCGTGCGACGAGTTCCGCATGTACGACTTCAAGGTGCGCCGGTGCGCGCGCGGCCGGAGCCACGACTGGACCGAGTGCCCCTTCGCGCACCCGGGGGAGAAGGCGCGCCGCCGCGACCCGCGCAAGTACCACTACTCCGGCACCGCCTGCCCCGACTTCCGCAAGGGCGGATGCAAGCGCGGCGACGCCTGCGAGTACGCGCACGGCGTCTTCGAGTGCTGGCTCCACCCGGCGCGCTACCGCACGCAGCCCTGCAAGGACGGCACCGCCTGCCGCCGCCGCGTCTGCTTCTTCGCCCACACCCCCGACCAGCTCCGCGCCATGCCGTCCCAGCACTCCAGCCCCAGGAGCACGCCGCTGTCCCCGCTCGCCGAGTCCTACGACGGCTCCCCGCTCCGGCGCCAGGCGTTCGAGAGCTACCTCAGCAAGAGCATCATGTCCTCCTCGCCCACCAGCACCCTGCTCTCCTCCCCGCCCAAGTCGCCCCCGTCCGAGTCGCCGCCATTGTCTCCCGACGGGGCCGCCGCCTCCTTCCGCCGCGGTTCATGGCCCGGCGTTGGGTCGCCCGTGAACGACGTCCTCGCCTCGCTCCGCCAGCTGCGCCTCGCCAAGGCGCAGGCGTCGCCGTCCGGTGGGTGGCCCGCCTACCCCACCTCCCCTGCCGCCTACGGCTCGCCCAAGGCCGGCGGCCTCTACAGCCTCCCCACCACCCCCATGGGCACTCAGACCAGCGCCTCCAGCTTCATGGCCAACCTGGAGCCACTCAACCTCCGCTTCCTCGACGACGAGGAGCCGGTTCAGAGGGTGGAGTCCGGGAGGGCGCTCCGGGAGAAGGTGTTCGAGCGGCTGAGCCGAGACGGCGCCGCGCCCCGCAGCTGCGACGTCGGTGCCGGAGCAGGAGGAGGCCCCGACGTCGGGTGGGTCTCAGACCTCATCAACTGA